In Vicinamibacterales bacterium, a single window of DNA contains:
- the rfbD gene encoding dTDP-4-dehydrorhamnose reductase has protein sequence MRILVAGAAGQLGATMLESLAGRHDVIATTLRELDIRDHRAVTAAVREARPAAVINCTAFTDVDRAEDEPVEALDVNAFGVRALALAARDAGAAFVHFSTDFVFDGAGTRPYTEDDLPNPRSAYACSKLIGEWFARDAGRHYVLRVESLFGAPTAPGAPRRSSVDVIVDSILAGREARVFVDRTVSPSYTRDVAAATALLIEREAPSGLYHCVNSGHCTWHELGLEVGRQVGVEARLAPVRMADVKLRAARPIYCALDNRKLAQAGMPMPTWQDALARHLSERTKRP, from the coding sequence ATGAGGATCCTGGTGGCCGGGGCGGCCGGGCAACTCGGGGCGACGATGCTGGAGTCGTTGGCGGGGCGCCACGACGTGATCGCCACGACGCTGCGTGAGCTGGACATTCGCGACCACCGTGCGGTGACCGCTGCGGTACGGGAGGCGCGCCCGGCCGCGGTGATCAACTGCACGGCGTTCACCGACGTGGACCGCGCGGAGGACGAACCGGTCGAAGCCCTCGACGTCAACGCGTTTGGGGTGCGCGCGCTGGCCCTGGCGGCGCGTGACGCGGGCGCAGCCTTCGTGCACTTCAGCACCGACTTCGTGTTCGACGGCGCCGGGACTCGGCCCTACACCGAAGACGATCTCCCCAATCCGCGGAGCGCGTACGCGTGCTCGAAACTGATCGGCGAGTGGTTCGCGCGGGACGCCGGCCGCCACTACGTTCTGCGAGTCGAGAGCCTCTTCGGTGCTCCCACGGCGCCCGGCGCGCCTCGACGCTCGAGCGTGGACGTGATCGTGGACTCCATCCTCGCCGGACGCGAGGCGCGGGTCTTCGTCGATCGCACGGTGTCCCCGAGCTACACCCGCGATGTCGCTGCCGCGACCGCCCTGTTGATCGAGCGCGAGGCTCCTTCCGGCCTCTATCACTGCGTCAATTCGGGGCACTGTACGTGGCACGAACTCGGTCTGGAGGTTGGGCGACAGGTGGGGGTGGAGGCCCGTCTGGCGCCGGTCCGGATGGCTGACGTGAAACTTCGTGCCGCCCGTCCGATCTACTGTGCGCTCGACAACCGAAAGCTGGCGCAGGCGGGAATGCCGATGCCGACATGGCAGGATGCGCTCGCGCGTCACCTGTCCGAGCGGACGAAGCGTCCTTGA